GGAGAGCGCCTCAGCCATTGTGTGCCCGGCCTTCCCCAACGACACGACCAGCACGCGGGAGTGCGACTGAAGATCGTAGAGATCGTCACGCAAGCGTAGTATTCCCCGCTCGTAATGCACGTGGCGAGAAAAGCCTTTGCGAATCGAGGCTTCGGCAATAGTTTGCAGAAAAACAGCGCGTGCAGTTTCACGCATCTGGCGAAACAGGAATTCGCGGTCGACAGTTTCCAACATAGATGGATGCTTCAGTTTCTTGAAGGAAAACAATCTGCAGGAGAACGATACCCGGTCTCTTGCTTTTGAGACGGCTGGCCTTTCTTGAATTCGAACTTGATCGAGATTAAGCGGTCGTTTGCAGGAAATCTTTCTGCCTGCCAATTACCAACACTGTCGAGCTTTGCAGCTTCAGCTTGACCATCCGAACCATATCGGACCCGATACGTGACAGGTACCGGAGCGCTGCCAAACGAAGAGATGTATTCCGCGAACTCTTGTGAGCGGATCACTTTGAAGTTCATAGCGCATTCGCACGGGACCGAGAAGGACTTTTGGCACGGTGCCGCAAGCCAAATGAAGTTCGGCCCATAATGCAAGCCGCCTCGACCCCACGTCATGGAAAGCGTTACAAGCGAAATCGATTCGCCACCGGTCGCATCGGCCGAATTCTGCTGGCTGCGCGCGAGGGCCGTTGCCATCAACAACCAGCAAGACAAAACAATCAAAGTTCTAGCGCTCTGCATGTTCTTCATCGTCTTACCACCTCCTCGACCCACGTTTCAATCGCCTCGCGCAACTCGCGCAGGCGTCCCTCGAAAAAATGGTCGGCACCCTCGACGATCACCAGCTTCTTCGGCTGCGGCATCGATGCAGCCAGAGCTTCCAGCTTGCCCCGCGGACCGAACTGATCGCGCCCGCCGCTGACCAGCAGCTTCGGTTTAGCGCAAGATTGCAGGAACTCAAACGTATAAGTGCGTGGTATCTCGCTGCCCTCGGCCACGGGATTCACCGGCGTTCCCACGCCGATGATCCCTTGCACGCGCGCATCCGCGCAAGCCGCACGCAGGCCGACCGCCGCGCCGAAAGAGAATCCGGCGAAGACCAGCGGCAGGTGATATTCCGCGTCAAGCCAGTCGAGCGCCGCGCGAACATCCTCGACTTCGCCTTCGCCCTGGTCATGTTCGCCCTGGCTCAAACCGGTACCCCGAAAGTTGAAGCGCAACACCGGGAAGCCAAAGCTATTCAGCGCCTTCATGGTGTGGAAGACAACTTTATTGTGCAGCGTCCCGCCAAATAGCGGATGCGGATGGGAAACCACTGCGGCATGCGTCGCATTCTCGGCCCCAGCGTTGAGCAGCGCTTCCAGTCGTCCGGCAGGACCGTCGACGAACAGCGAACGGATGGACGAACTCGGAGAAGTCACATTCCAGATTATCGCAGGAACGGTCTTGGCCTTCGGTCTTCGGTTTGACTTCTGGATTGAGGTCTTCGGAGGTTATGTTCGAAGTCTGAGATCTGAAGTCTGAAGTCCGACCTCTGAATTCTCACCCCCGGCGCCTGACGCCCGCATTGCTGCTATTCTCTCCTCCATGGATGCCGTCACTCTTACGCGCCAACTGGTGGACATTGAGTCAATCAGCGGCAACGAAGCCGCGGTGGGAAGCTATCTCTACGGAGAGCTTTGCCGGCTGGGATATCAGACGAAGAAAATGCCGGTCGAGGGCGATCGCTTCAATGTCTATGCAACAATGGCGGAAGATCCGAATCCCGCGGCCGTGTTTTCCACGCACATGGACACCGTTCCTCCGTTCATCGCATCCTCGGAAGATGCCGGACGAATTTACGGGCGAGGATCATGCGATGCCAAAGGCATTATCGCGGCCCAGATCGCTGCTGCGGAACGCTTGCGGCGACACGCGATTTACGTCGGGCTGCTCTTTGTTGTGGGAGAAGAACGCGACAGCCTGGGCGCCCAGGTGGCTAACGAATATGCAGCCAATGAGTCCGCAGCGAACGGATCTGCCTCCGGCAGTCCCGGTTCGCGACGTCGATTTCTAGTGAACGGCGAGCCGACAGAAAACCACATTGCACTCGCCTCGAAAGGAACGCTGCGGGTCGAGGTGACGGCCACGGGGCGCATGGCGCATTCGGCGTATCCGGAACTGGGCGACTCGGCGATCGATAAGCTGATCCCGGCCCTCACTCGCTTGCGCGCGATGGAACTGCCTTCCGATCCGGAGATTGGCCCGTGCACGTTGAACATTGGTCTGATCGAGGGTGGACGAGCGCCCAACGTGATTCCCGACTACGCGCATGCAGATTTGCTGTACCGTTTGGTGGGTTCATCGGCCGATTTGCGGCAGCAAATTGCGGCGACCGCAGGCCAGCGCGTGCAAGTGACATTTCCGCTGGAGCTTCCTTTCATGCGGCTTCGAACGGTCGATGGGCTGCCCACCATGATCGCATCATTCACGACCGACATCCCGAAGCTCACGAATTGGGGTGAGGCCTTGCTGCTCGGCCCAGGATCGATTCACGTGGCGCATACGGACGGCGAGTACATCGAGAAGAAACAGTTGGCCGATGCGATCGATTTGTACTGCCAGATCGCGAAGCAACTTTTATCGTGAAGAGCGCCAAAGCCTTCCTGAGGAAAGTCGAACTGTGGGTCATGCACGCCGCTGCGTTGAAACCACACTTGACGTCGCCGACATCCGCCAATTGATTCAGGACTACTGAGGGAAGGTTGTCGTCAACACTTCAGTCTTATTGGCGCTCGAAAAGGAAGCGGGGTACAACTTTTCTTTCTGGGACACGATTTTTCTGCATGCGGCGGACAGGTCGACAAGGAGTTTATTAATTGGATTGCCACGTAATGCTGGCGTGAGGCCAGATTCTCAGAATAAAGAATGGCCGGGCCCGAGGTCGTCGAATCCATCCTTTAAGAGATTGTCCTCCCATCGGCAAAAGCGATCTTTTTACACTTTCCGAACATCTGTCCAACGGCCGTCACGAACCGGGCAAACGGGCGTATACTTCGTGGCCATTCCGCGATGAGATTAGCTCAAGTGCGGAAACCGAATCACAGATCCACAAGGAGGTCGGCATGACATTCGAGGAAAACCTCGCTGCTGCGCTGCAATCGGGACTCCAGAAAGCGGAAGACATTTTGGCCATTCGAAGAGCGGCTCGCGCGCGACGGACGCAGGCGCTACAGAGTAATCAGAAGAAAATGGCGTTGCGAATTCAAGCTGCTACGCCCGGGGCCGCCGCGCCTGCCGTCGAGTTTCAAACCGCCGGGTTTCTGGCGGCGGCTGGCGACTCCTGGTTCGATTATCCCTTCCACGACGTTCTTAAAATTCTCGATGACAACTACGGATACAACGTGGAATCGAGCGCCCACAAAGGAGATCCGATTGAAAGGATCGCATACGCCGGCGGACAGATGGAAGACTTCGCCCGCAAGTTGGAAAAGATCAAGGCCCGAGGAGTTGTGCCCAAAGCGGCGCTGGTTTCCGGCGGGGGCGATGACGTTGCCGGCGCCGAATTCGGCATGCTGCTGAACAATGCGTTTTCTCCGATTGCGGGATCGGATGACGACGTAGTGGACGGCGTACTCAACCAACGAATACGTACGGCCTTTACTTACCTGCTCGGCAGCATCACGGCTTTTTGCCAGGAAGCGTTCCAGAAAAAAGTGCCGATTCTGGTGCATGGCTATGACTATCCGGTGCCCGACGGGCGCGGATTCCTGGGAGGCTGGCCATTTCCCGGACCCTGGCTCGATCCCGGATTCCGCGAAAAGAATTTCCCAAAAGACAATGACGAAGAACTGAAAAAGCGCATTCAGATGATGCAAGACATCATGTCGAAGTTCAACAACATGGTGAAGGCCCTGCCATCGCAACCCGGTCTGGAACACGTGGTATATGTCGACTTGCGCGGCACACTTTCGAACAAATTGCCGGACTACAAAGATTGGTGGGCCAATGAACTGCACCCGACACAAAAAGGATTCGAAGCAGTGACCGCCCGATTCGCAGCGGAATTGGCAAAATTGCCGTAGAGCCTTGTTGAAAATGCGGAGAGAATAGTCCCTAGCAGTTCGCTCTCGCCAGCGTAAACAGATTATTGCGGGGTCCACGTCATATCGACGCGCACAGGAATTTCATTCTTGACGGGAAGCGTCAACAACGACGGCGGATCGATCTTGAAATCGGAGAGTGTCGCCGGAATTGTTCCGACGATGTGCTTTTCGTTCCCTTGCGTCGTCACTTCAAACGGGACCTGCTTGTACTGAGCGGTCTGTCCGGCAAACTGGACTTCGATATCGAGTCTGATAGAGGCGGCGGTCGACGCCGCTTCCGGCACGCGAGTGCGGACCGAAACCATGGGAAATTCCGCCCCGCGCGTGACCTGAATCATGTGCAGATCGCGATTGCTGTCGCCGGAATCGAACGTCTTGACCGGGACGGCGATCAGGAAATCGCACTGCCCTTCGTGGCAAAGGCCTTTGCCGCGGGCAGCGTGGCTGATGCCATCGGTCTGATGCAGCGGATGCGAAACATGATAAGTTAGCGTGCCCTGCTTCAGAATCCACGCGTGGTCCGCGGCGAAGAGATTCGGCAGCGCGACGAAGAAAAATAGAGCGAGAATTTTCTTGTTCATGAGCTTAGTTGTGATTAATTGCAAGGTCGTGATTGATCAGATCATCAGAATTTAAACGACACCGAGACTAGCGCCGCACCGAAGGCGGCCGCGGTCACGATGGCCACCGGGCCGTGCGCGGCGGCAAAGCCGTGAACTTTTTCCCCATTGTTCTTCTGGCTGAAGGCCATCGCTCCCATGATGGGGGTCAGAATCATACCTGGGCCGTGAATCCATGCCATGGCTTCGTGAAAACGGATCGGGCCGCGCTTCGGAGTACCTTTGACTCTGGGCGCGCGGATCGCGTACCAGGCGGTGATGCCATAAAGGTCTCCGGTGAGCGCGCCCAGCGCCACATGTAGATCGCGGGCCGCAGTGCCTTCACTCTTGCCGCCGGCGCCGGGGCCGAGAAGCACGGTCGTAATTAACGGTATCGTCGTGATCAATCCCATGCGCTGATGGATTTTCAGCATGTGCGTGCGCTTGTCGAGCAGCGCCTGCATTTTGGCATTGGCTTCCGTCTCCGCCGGCGTAAATCCCAAATCTCCAAGCGACGGCTGCGTCTGGCTCGCAGAGGGCGCGTTCGGCAGACTCTCGGACGGATTTCGCGGATTCGACGAGTACGCGGTCAGTCCAACGCTGAGGTTCTGCCGGCTGCCGGCGGCCAAAGTCACTTTGCCCGCTCCCGCGCCGACACCCTCCAGAGAGGCGGAGACTTCATAATCTCCGGCAACCAGCTTCGGAAACGTGTAGATGCCGGTCGGATCGGTTGTCGTCTCAATCGCCTCGCCGGTGGCGACATTCTTGAGAGAAACTTTGGCATTCGCCACTCCTTTTCCGGAAGCGTCGGTGACAGTGCCGCTGAGAGTCGCAGCCGCATCCTGTGCGCGCGATGGATGGGCGGTGAACAGAAGAATGAGTGCTACTCCAAAGACAAGGGTCGCCGCTTTCGCAATCATTGAAGGTTTTTCCTCTGGCTACCGAGACCGCTGACGATTGTATGTTCGAGAGATGCTGTCGGCAAGGCAGAGGATGTCCCAAATGCACCCGCCGCCTTGAAGTAAGATGAGGAGATGGCAAACAGGGACATCTTTTCCGAGTTGATCGGGGGTGTAGCTGCAATAAAGAGCCACCGCGAAGGCAAGCTTACGCTGCGCAGCTACAAGTTCGAAATCGCCGGGCAGAAAACGCTCGCGAACAAGATCGCACAACCTAGCAGCGTGCGAACAACCGCCAGGATCAGACGGAAGAAATCATGACCGGCACTACCCTCAATTCCTTATCCCGCGCCTCTTCCGCTTACTTGCGCTCCGCCATGCATCAGCCCATTCAGTGGCATGAATGGGGCACCGAGGCGTTTGCCGCTGCGCAGCGTGAGAACAAGCCCATGCTGCTCGACATTGGGGCGGTGTGGTGCCACTGGTGCCATGTGATGGATCGCGAGTCGTATGACGATCCCGAGATTGCGGCGATCGTGAATCAGCATTTCATTGCCGTGAAGGTCGATCGGGACGAGCGTCCCGACATTGACAGCCGATATCAGGTCGCGGTGCAGGCGGTGAGCGGACAGGGCGGATGGCCATTGACCGCGTTTCTCACCCCCGACGGCAAGCCGTTTTATGGCGGCACTTATTTTCCGCCGACCGACGGATACGGGCGTCCCAGCTTTCGCCGCGTGCTGCTGAGCATTGCCAATGCTTATGCGGAAAAACATGGCGACGTGGTCGAGCAGGCAAAGATGGTGGAGTCGGCGATTGTGCGGTCGGAATCGTTTGCGGGAAAAGATGGTCGGATTTCGCCGGCGATCATCAAGGCGATTGAAACTTCCGCGTTTCGCATGTTCGATCCGCAGCACGGCGGGTTCGGACAAGCGCCGAAATTTTCGCATCCTTCGGCACTGGATTTGTTGATTGATCAGTATGCGCGCGTCGCCGCGCTCCGCGGGACGGACGAATGCGTCCGTCCCCACGTGGAGGCAGCGGAGCCTCGCTCCGCCGGACAGCCGGGGGCGGCTGTCCCCACACAAGACCACCCCCTTCGCGACCTCATCGTCACCACGCTGGAGCACATGGCTCGCGGCGGCGTTTATGACCAACTTGCGGGCGGCTTTCATCGTTACTCGGTCGACGAGCGCTGGGTCGTGCCCCATTTCGAGAAGATGTGCTACGACAATTCCGAATTATTAAAGAATTACGTTCATGCGTATCAGGCCACGGGGATCGAGTTCTTTGCCGACATTGCCCGCGAC
Above is a window of Candidatus Sulfotelmatobacter sp. DNA encoding:
- a CDS encoding alpha/beta fold hydrolase, with product MTSPSSSIRSLFVDGPAGRLEALLNAGAENATHAAVVSHPHPLFGGTLHNKVVFHTMKALNSFGFPVLRFNFRGTGLSQGEHDQGEGEVEDVRAALDWLDAEYHLPLVFAGFSFGAAVGLRAACADARVQGIIGVGTPVNPVAEGSEIPRTYTFEFLQSCAKPKLLVSGGRDQFGPRGKLEALAASMPQPKKLVIVEGADHFFEGRLRELREAIETWVEEVVRR
- a CDS encoding M20/M25/M40 family metallo-hydrolase, with amino-acid sequence MDAVTLTRQLVDIESISGNEAAVGSYLYGELCRLGYQTKKMPVEGDRFNVYATMAEDPNPAAVFSTHMDTVPPFIASSEDAGRIYGRGSCDAKGIIAAQIAAAERLRRHAIYVGLLFVVGEERDSLGAQVANEYAANESAANGSASGSPGSRRRFLVNGEPTENHIALASKGTLRVEVTATGRMAHSAYPELGDSAIDKLIPALTRLRAMELPSDPEIGPCTLNIGLIEGGRAPNVIPDYAHADLLYRLVGSSADLRQQIAATAGQRVQVTFPLELPFMRLRTVDGLPTMIASFTTDIPKLTNWGEALLLGPGSIHVAHTDGEYIEKKQLADAIDLYCQIAKQLLS
- a CDS encoding carboxypeptidase-like regulatory domain-containing protein is translated as MIAKAATLVFGVALILLFTAHPSRAQDAAATLSGTVTDASGKGVANAKVSLKNVATGEAIETTTDPTGIYTFPKLVAGDYEVSASLEGVGAGAGKVTLAAGSRQNLSVGLTAYSSNPRNPSESLPNAPSASQTQPSLGDLGFTPAETEANAKMQALLDKRTHMLKIHQRMGLITTIPLITTVLLGPGAGGKSEGTAARDLHVALGALTGDLYGITAWYAIRAPRVKGTPKRGPIRFHEAMAWIHGPGMILTPIMGAMAFSQKNNGEKVHGFAAAHGPVAIVTAAAFGAALVSVSFKF